AATGGcaatattttaatacaacaatgacagtatttatgcaaacgatgacaatacttatataacacttgtGTACATACTTTTACtcattcatttaatatgcaacatttttacccattcatttaagtggtccctttgctttttctatttcattacagttatttacataatttccttttttgggtgattgtgacagtattttaatacaacaatgacaatatatataatatatattcaacaatgacaatactttTATTACTGTTGAGAGTATATAACAAGTTAgcaacacttttacacatttatttaagGGTGAACcatcttttcatttttttttttagggtggGTATAGGGTCGTTATTTCGCTGTCCACCAGCGATGTAGTCAGCCTCAAATGTCAGAGGCTCAGAGCAGTGCTACTAGTACACTCtatctctctctcttcctcatACTTTTTTTACAAGATTTACAAATCAGAAGCATTGATCATAGACCAAATGTGGTGTTTATGACAATCCCAGGAGATGTGGTTAAGGCTCTATTCTGTTCtactttgacttatttcagacaaaataaatttagttaagttcagaaaagttaagttaataagttcagataagtttaattaagttcagataatataagtttcaGAACAAAAATGTCTTttagacattttcacacacgaataagtttatttcagacaaaataaatttttttaaaataaaataagttcagataaattcaaataatataagttcagacaaaataaatttaatagAACGGAGCCTTAACTAACAGACCGAGGGATACCTTACTCATATCCTCTTTCTCACAAGTGCATGGTTGGGAATCTGAATTATCATATTACAATAGCTAACTTGAGGTATTTGCCTAAAATCTTGTGTCAATCAAAATGGTGCGAGTAAATTGGGATGGAGTAAACAAACTCAGGGCCTACTTGTATCATTTTTCTTTCAGTACGAGCCTACAGAACGGCAACTTTTATATAAGACCGCTTTACCAAAAATACCGCTTTGATTgcctaactaattggttccacgCAAACTAGTTGGTTCCATGCttgactaattggttccattgtttaacttattggttccattgcttaacttatatgataccaatgcggtcttttgtgtaagaccgccttatataaaagtttgtaccTACAAAATGTCTTAGTATTGGTAATATGGTAACATGCAGCAAATCTCATTTGAAAATGGCAAGTGCGAACAAATGGCTCTGGGTGCCAAATCTATCTAGCCAAGAAGAATAATGACACAACAAAGATCAACAACTCAAAGAAAACACAGATTCAGTTGTGTGGAAAACTTGTATAATTGGCTGTATCACTCGTCAGAGCTGAAGATATACGTAGATAAAGAACTAAGGAAGCAAGTTTACACCATTTTACAAACACCAGCTGACCAGCCTACTGCACAACGCCTCAATAATTGATGTACTGCGTATGTAAAGGAGCACATGATATTTTATACACAAAATTCTGATATGGAATCAGAAACCTTAATGCAGCACAAACAAAAATGAGACGAACAAACTACACCGCCCAATTAAAACTACAGGAGGTGCAAAGAGGCTTCAAAGAGGAAGATTGTCCAAAGGCCTGACATCTGCAACACCGCCAAACTCAGGCTGCATGTACTTGTCATAAGTCACCTTCAGAAGACCTGTACTTGCAGCTTTGTGGATTTGCAGGATCATCTCTGCACAATCCCTGTTAGGAAATAGAACATCAGTATTACTGCAGAACTCATACATGTTTTAACAGCAAAGCTCAATGGTGAAAAAAAACTTGCCTAATCTGAGACTTCCCATGGCGTGTATGCTTTTCAAGCAATGAGGTCCATGCTGGAACTTCATTTAGGGTACAACGGGCAACATACACAGCTGAAGCACATAACAATGATGGTCTAAACCTCAAGGTTTCATATTTTACCAAGCACAACTCGATGAGGTAAAATGAGAGATGTTCATGCTAGAAGCCAAGATAAAAAGTTGTGAGTTAGAAACTGAagaaaaattggaaagaagCAAGAACAAAACCAGAAAAACAATACTAATCAACAGACCCTTTTGTCTGACTGAGAAGCCTTGAGGAACCTTAGCATGAAGACATATGCTGTTGGCAAATTCAACCGAAATTTCAGCTTCTTGAGAATGCTCTTTTCCTGTGAACATGTTCATCATCAATACAACTCTTTTGCAAGAATAAATACATTATCTGGAAACACTGAACCAAGCTAGAGCTCGTAAAGGTATTGACTATTGAGAATCTCCTAGAAACTAACTACACTATGCTCAGGGTGATCTAAAGACCTTACTATGATTAACAAAGCAACCCGATCAGAGAGTTTCCCAGCAGCCCCTTGCATTAAAAATGTAATTAAACAACGGACATCCATCGCTGTTTGAGTTTCCAATCAATGTGATACATCATTTGCCTAATATTATACAAGCAACAAAGTTTAACCACTTCAAAAGCTTACCATTTCAAGCATTTGCTTTCGGGTGTATGACTCTGCTGAGATGCTGATCAAGTCTTTGACCTGAGTCAGATAAACAATATAAGACAATAATATCACATTAAAAACACAAGAAGCATATATATTGAACAGGTCTACCCACCCTTGGATGCCAGAAATCCTCATACTTTGATGCAAGCAAGAGCGATGCAAGACCAACCAACTGCaattcttttttctttattgtaACTACAGAGAGATATCTATCCAGCAGGGTTACTGTGAGGTAAAGCGTTTCTGGCATCAGATCAAATTTCAAGTGTACCTGTTTTAAACATATATATAGAAATACAGAGTTAGATGAAACTCAAAAGGATTGCATACAAATGTTAATCAACTATTAGCCACCTACCTCTATAAGCCAATTAACCAATAAACCCCGCATCTGTGGAGTGACATCTGTTTGAATCATCATATAATTTTCCGGCAGCGTACTCTGCGCCTGCAAAAGGCAATTGACTGTAATTTCTTGTAAACAAAAATTTACTTGTAAGCATATCAACTTGAGGGAAATAACTAATCAAGACCTGCCTATACCTAAGAAGGCCAATGGTATTTTCTAATTGTAAGAGAATCCTTATGCTACTGTTAAAGACATGCAACATATTTAATATGCTAAGATGGTCCTTTCTTGTCCAAAGCTATCCTATGTGTTCCAAAGCTTTTGAATCATTCTAAAATAGACCAGAGTCAAAACAATCAGAATCTCCCTGCTCTTGAAAAACAACAGAATATAATTACAACTTCACACCAGCTAATTTTCAGCAATTATTTCACAGGAATGCAGAAGAGTTTCAAGACTTTTGTCCTTAACTAAAAGAGAGATCAgttaaatattctaattaaatcccAAGTGTTTTAGCAATGAAGAAAAAATCTGTTTAGAAAGGCACGCTTTCAATATCAACTTAATCTGTCATCAATATATCTGTAGCTGTAGGCCTGTAGCAAGATAGGAACTTCAAGCTAGTCCAAAATCTATGTAAGGCACTCATTTATACTTATGCATTCTGCTCAAACACTATTGCATATtctagaaaagaaaaaaatgtaGTTACCCAAACATCCTAGACTTCAAGCATATGAAAGAATGAGAAAAGGGATAAGAAACTGAAGTAAGGATAGAATGACGATAATCACCTCCATTATCCAATAATACTCAtatatgtcatcaacatattcTGCAACTTCTAGAGGATTACCCTCATCATCAATACTCGGCAACAATTCATGTTCTCTGACTTCATTGCTCAATTTTAGTAGCTGCACATCCATTTTTTTATTAGATTCTGCAGAATTCTAGTTTAAGATAACAATAGTGATGAAAGGATTTAACCTTTGATCTTGATATTAGCGAAGATGTGTATGATTTCCTGCGACCAAATTTTGTGTTGGCAGTAGTCTCCGATGACTGTGGTTCCGTATTGTCACTGCCTTTTTCTGGAGCTCCTCTGGCAGCAACTTCTTCACAGGAACCTGCAGGCTTCAAGGTTTTTGCAACAGAAAAAGTGGCTACTTTCACCCTTCTGGTAGATGCCACACCAAGAGATTTGTCCAAATTACAGATGCTCTTGGATTTTAACTTCTTTTGGTCAATGGAAATTTGTAAACTGGTTCTTGAAATTGGCTGAATTCCAAGATAAATGCGTCAACTTAGATTGTAAAGACCACAAAGCAAAATCAAATTACTCTCAGAAGAATCAAACACCAAGCACCAAGCCTCAATTGCATGCACAAATCTTAAAGCCTCAGGTGACAGGATCTAAGATATTATATGTTGAAAGAGGaaagaggaaaaagaataaTTAGGCCCTGTAGA
This sequence is a window from Spinacia oleracea cultivar Varoflay chromosome 1, BTI_SOV_V1, whole genome shotgun sequence. Protein-coding genes within it:
- the LOC110803281 gene encoding putative cyclin-B3-1, whose protein sequence is MVLFKGKTVSGQTKFTEGSGLSKNVATSKFKVYSDRPKVNGRSSNEADAKFSRTSLASKKGFTLSSNTVTKTKISLSGAEVTKGSHDTLDKAKVGRKALSDVSNTRGQSSRFDKPSGLRSSVAFGTLTNTASSCRYVVENLKGNLTRGVAVSDTSVRASTKPLRTSSNFQRVQLNEPMENRTRQICKSSNTIIRKSFPVMKKANQLDSSDIQEGKRSEEKSTRKIGFPLKARVGGKLVPQMSYLNGKVSKEKVNDSIKLRAQRVQTNKDAPGGLRKSLKPISRTSLQISIDQKKLKSKSICNLDKSLGVASTRRVKVATFSVAKTLKPAGSCEEVAARGAPEKGSDNTEPQSSETTANTKFGRRKSYTSSLISRSKLLKLSNEVREHELLPSIDDEGNPLEVAEYVDDIYEYYWIMEAQSTLPENYMMIQTDVTPQMRGLLVNWLIEVHLKFDLMPETLYLTVTLLDRYLSVVTIKKKELQLVGLASLLLASKYEDFWHPRVKDLISISAESYTRKQMLEMEKSILKKLKFRLNLPTAYVFMLRFLKASQSDKRHEHLSFYLIELCLVKYETLRFRPSLLCASAVYVARCTLNEVPAWTSLLEKHTRHGKSQIRDCAEMILQIHKAASTGLLKVTYDKYMQPEFGGVADVRPLDNLPL